A window of Ardenticatenales bacterium genomic DNA:
TCAACTTGCGCCAGCCGAACATCCACGTCATCGTCGGCGATGGCCGCTACGAACTAAACCGCCTCACCCGCCGCTATGACGTGATCACGCTGGATGCGTACAAAGTACCGTACATTCCCTGGCATCTGACCACGCGGGAATTCTTCCGCGAGGTGCGCGCCCACCTGACGGCGCAGGGCGTCATTGCCATCAACGTGGGGCGCGTGCCCGATGATCGCCGCCTGGTGGAGGCGATGACGGCCACTTTGTTGACGGTGTTCCCCTCCGTGCATACCATTGACGTACCCGGGTCGCTGAATACGATCCTGGTGGCGACGGTGGTGGAGACGGACGGGGTCAATTTGGGCGACAATCTGGCGCGGTTGGGCGCGGATGCGCCGCCGCTGCTGGTTTCCGTCCTGCGCGTGGCTGCGGACAACATCGTGCCCACCGTGCCCGGTCAAGTCGTGTTTACGGACGAACGCGCACCCGTGGAGACGATCATCGATTCGCTGGTCATTCGCTACCTGCTGCAACAAGGCCCGGCAGGCCTGCCCGGACTCGGCGGCTAACAGCCTGTCGCAAAAAGAAAAGTAGAACGTGGGTATTCATGGCTAAAAGAGCCGGAATTCGTGTTTATCCGCGTCCTCTTCTCAAAGGAAAACTATCGTGAATAACCTCTTCACTCGAATAATGCAATGGCTGATCATCCTGGGCATGCCGCTTTTGCTCGGCTTTGGCAGCTTTCGCCTGATCATCAACGACGCTTACCCGCGTTATGAATACGCCAAGTCCAGTTTTCCGCCCGATTTTGAATGGAGTAATACGCAGCGGTTGGAACTGGCGTTGGTGGCGGTGGGGTATTTGCGCCATCCGGAACCGGCGGAGGACGTGATCTACCTGCTGCAAGAGCAGGTGAAGCCGGGCACAAATGAGTCGCTGTACAATGAGCGAGAGATCGGGCACATGCTGGACGTGAAGCGCGTGTCCGACAGCGTGATCCGTCCGCTCGGTTGGGCGGGGTTGGCGCTGGTGGGCCTGGGGCTGATCGCGCTACTGGCGGCGGCGGGGACGCGCCCGCTGGCCTACCGCGGCCTGATGTGGGGCGGGCTGCTGACGATGCTGATTTTGCTGGGCATAGGTCTGTTCCTCATCGTGGGCTGGAATACGTTTTTCGTCACGTTCCACGACCTGCTCTTTCCCGCCGGAACGTGGACGTTCCCGCTGACGGATTCGCTGATCCGCCTGTTCCCGGAGAAGTTCTGGTTTGACTTCGGCGTCTTGCTGGTATCGGCCATTTTCCTGGAGGGAGGCTTGGTGGCGGCGTTGGGGCGTGGGCTGGCGCATAACAGCCAGTAAACCTTCCCGGAAGCTCACTCAACGCATTTCGCATAAAACAGCTTCCGGGAAGATGCGGAAAACAGTAAACCTTCCCGGAAGCTCACTCAACGCATTTCGCATAAAACAGCTTCCGGGAAGATGCGGAAACCAATAAACCTTCCCGGAAGCTCACTCAACGCATTTCGCATAAAACAGCTTCCGGGAAGATACAACCAATCGAGGATTACGATGAAGTATATTGTCATTACGGGGGTATCGTCGGGGATTGGCAACAGCACGGCGCGGGAGCTGCTCGCGCATGGGTATCATGTGTTTGGCAGCGTGCGCCAGGCGGCGGAGGCGGAGCGGTTGCGGCAGGAGTTGGGGGAGCGGTTTACGCCGCTGGTTTTTGATATAACGGATACGGCGGCGGTGGTGGCGGCGGCGGCGCAGGTGGCGGCGGTGGTGGGGGATGGGGGATTGACGGCGTTGGTGAATAATGCCGGCATTTCCATCGTCGGCCCCCTCATGCACGAACCCCTGGCGGAGCTGCGTCGGCAGTGCGAAGTCAACGTCGTGGGGACCCTGGCCGTCACCCAGGCCTTTTTGCCCCTCCTCGGCGCGCGCAAAGACGCGCCCCATCCTCCCGGCCGCATCGTCACCGTCACCAGCACCGTGGGCAAAGTCATCTTTCCCTTCTATGGCGCTTATGGCGCGTCAAAACATGCCGTGGAAGGCATGATGGAAGCACTGCGGCGGGAGTTGGTGATGTACGGTATTGACGTGGTGGTGGTGGCCCCAGGGGCGGTGCGCACGCCGATGTGGGATAAGCAAGGGAAAACGGATTTTTCGCTGTACGCGGGGACGGATTACGCCGGGCCGCTGGCGCAGATGGAGGAGATGATGGGGCGAATGAGAAATGCCGGCATGACGCCCGACAAAATCGCCCATCGCCTGCGCCAGATCATCCAAACCCCCCGCCCCAAAGCCCGCTACGGCATCTACAAAAACTGGCTCCTGGCGTGGTTCCTCCCCCGCTGGATGCCCTTCCGCCTCGTGGACCGCGTCGTCGCCCGCCAACTGGGGATGCGTCCCAAGTGACCGTCCAGATTGGTTCATTCTCGCGGAATGAACCAATCTTCGCGCTTATTTTGGGCTGCTGTCCAGCACAAACTCAACAAAGTTGGTGCGATACGGGAACACCCAGAACGCCTGCGAGATTTTGCGCCCATCTACCAGGATGGTCGCCTCGTAATACCCGGCTTCCACGTCATCCAGGGCGAAGTTTTCGCCCCAACTGTCGTCAGGATTGAGCGTCTCGTTGGCGTAGGTGGTGGTCGCATAGTAGGCCGCCGTGGGCGCGTCAATGCGATGCAGGCTGATGGGCGCTTCCGCCACCAGCACGCCATCCGGCCAGACCACCCGCCCCGCCACCGTTCCCCGATCCGGGAACGGATTCAGCCAGAGCAGCGGGTTGCGCGTGGATTCATACGTGTTCGCGCCCACGCGCACCTCGAAGTGCAGGTGGGGACCATCCGCCACGCCTGTCGCGCCCGATAACCCGACGACCTCACGCACGTCCACATGCTGCCCCGGTTGCACCCAAATCTGGTTCAGATGCCCGTACAGGTTATAGACGGGCTTGCCGTTGAGCCGCGTGTCCAGTTCGATGACGACCAGGTTGCCGTAGAAGTCGGTCGTTTGTCCGTAGGGGATTTCCAGGTCATTGCCGGCAACCACGACCGTACCGCTGGCCGCCGCCAGAATCTCCGTGTTGTAGGGAACGGCAATATCTACGCCATGATGGGGCCGCAATGAACCGCCGCGCGTGCTGCCATAGGGATACGTTTTGTCCGTCCAGACCACGCCGCCATCGGCAATGGGCCGCCGCAGCCAGTAATGTTCGCCCGGCGGCGTGTTGGGCAGCGCCGGGGGGGTGAAAGTGGGCATGGGGGTGGGGGAGGCGGTGCTGGTAGGGAGGGGTGTGGCGGTGTTGGGAACGGCGGTGGGCGGCAGAGGGGTGGCCGTGGCGGGGGGGCGCGGTGTGGGCAGGGCAAAGCTGCGCTGCTCTTGCTGTGGCGCGGCGACGGTGTAGACGACGACGGGTTTGATGGTGGTGGCGGTGGGTTGGGCGTTGACAGATGCCGGCATTATCGCTCCCTGCGACGCCGCCATCCGTGCCTGACAGCCAATCAACAGCCACGCCAACCCCACCAGCCCGATCAATGGCTTCGTAACATTTCGTGGTCCAAACATACAGCCGCCAACTTTAACCCAAACGAAGCAAATGCCCAACTTAATGGTTAATGAGCGAATGGAGGAATGGGGGAATTCATGAATGACTAACGGGCCACACGCTGCCTCATTAACCATTTACCCATTCGCTGATTCACCCATTAACTATTCCTCAGCGAAACCCGCCGCGCTCTCCCGCTATCGCCACAATCGCGTCCGCCAGGTCGCGCGTCTCCGTCAACAGCGCGTTCACCTCCGCCACCCAGGCCCCGGCCAGTTCCTGGTTTTGCAGGGATTGGGCGTTGATTTTGACGTTGAGACTGGCAGCCTGGACGGCGGCGTGAGCCATAATGCCGGCACTCGCCCCATCCGTCACCGCGTTCACATTCCCCACCGCCACAATCCGCCGCGCCAACCGCGCCACATCCCGGCTCAACCGCGCCACCCGCAGCGGCGACTCGCCCGCGCCCATCATCGCCTGCTCAATCGCCGCCACCCGCGCCGCCTCATCCCCATCCTTGCGCCGATACGCCGCCATCACCGCCTCAAACGCCGCCGCATCCTCGGCAATCGCCGCCGTCAGCTTCGCCCGCAGCGCGCCCGCCTCATCCAGCACCTGCCCCGCCTCCTCCGTCACATCCGCATACTTCTTCCGCCCCACCGTCAGCCCGGCCATCATCTGCGTCAGAGCCGCCGCCAGCGCGCCCGCCAGCGCCGCCACCGAACCGCCGCCCGGCGTCGGCGTTTTATCCGCCACGGCCTCAATAAAGGCCAACGGCGCGCGCGCGTTATCCGCCGCTTCCGCCTGCGCCAACTGCCGCTCCAAAATCTGCTCCGGCGGCAACTCATCCAGTTGCAGATACCACTGCGCCGCATCCAGCAGCGCCTGCTGCGGCGTCAGCCCAACCAGTTCCGCCTTCGTAATCGTCAAGCCATAACGAGCCGCCTCCCGCCGCACCGCCTCCTGCACACGGTAGATGGGCGTCTTCTCGAAGTTGGTCAGGTTCATGCTCACCTGCGCCTGACCTTCCACCAGAAATCCAAGCCCCTGGACGTAGCGGAAGCCACCGCTGATATAGCGCACGGCGCGGGCGATTTTGTTGGCGATATCCACATTATCCGTGTTCAGATAAATGTTGTAGGCAATCAGGAACGGTCGCGCGCCAATCACGGTCGCGCCCCATGACTTTGGCTCCGCCGGCCCAAAATCAGGCAGACGGTCGGGATTGGTCGCCACTTCCGCCTTCCATTGCTCATACTCCCCCTTGCGAATGCCGGCGAGCTTTTCCCGATCCGGGCGCGTGGCCGCCGCTTCATAGAGATACACGGCAATGCCCAGTTCCGCGCCCACGCGCTGTCCCAGCCGCCGCGCCATTGCCACGCAATCCGCCAGCGTCACATCCTGCACCGGCACAAAGGGGCAGACGTCGGTCGCCCCAATACGTGGGTGTTCTCCCTGGTGATTGTCCAGGTTGATCAGCTCCGCCGCTTTAGCAATAGCGCGAAAAGCCGCCTCTTCGACCGCAGCGGGCGGACCCACGAACGTGATCACGGTGCGGTTGTGGTCGGCGTCAGGGCTGACGCTGAGGACGTGCGCGCCGGGCGTGCCGCGCACCGCGTCCGCGATGGCATTGTACACTTCCGGGCGACGCCCGTCACTAAAATTGGGAACGCATTCGACGATTTGCTGCATGGGAAAAAGACTCCTGGAAGGTGGGATGCGGACTGATGCGGAAGAACGCGGAAGACATATCAACCCGCGACATTGGCGAAATCTGTAACGCTCGGGATTTTTGTCAGGCGAGATTTTTAACTTCTCGACGCGCTGGAGTAAACGTGGCCTGAGCTTATTGAAGGCCATTGGTTTTAACAAGCTCAACCAACACGGCTTTGATTTTATGGAGACGACACCGAGATTTTACCAAAAAGCGATGTGCCGTGCTGCATCGTTTTCGCTGCTGACGCGGGGAAGTCGGGAGCATCTGCCGCTGTAAGACTTTCATAAGAAATTCTTCAGCCAAATTTCATTTTCTCCACGCATAATCCCTGCCGTAGCTGATGGCTGCGCTGACGGCGGCGCTCGTGCTAGAATACAAAAATCCGGGAGATTTTTGTATTCTTCTCCTTTATCTCACCATGAGGCGGCATTATGTTAATCAAAAAGCAGACAGGCATTGAAATCGCTTCTTCCCAAATCACGTCGGAATCACTCTATCTGTCCCGGCGGCAGTTTGTGAAAGGCGCGGCGGCGGTGGCGGCGGGGACGCTGTTGGCGGCTTGCCGCCCCGAACCTCCCACGACTACAACAACAACGGATGGTGGCTCAACCACCCCGATTGAGCCGGGCGCGGTCAGCGCCACCGCCGATGAGCTAGGGACGCCCCTCAATAGCTTTGAGGACATTACCCATTACAACAACTACTATGAGTTTACGGTGGACAAGCAGCGCGTGGCCGCGCTTTCCGCCGATTTCCCCACCTCTCCCTGGCAAGTGCAGGTGACGGGGCTGGCGAATAAGCCCGGCGTCTACGACGTTGATGATTTGCGCCGCCAGTTTGACCAGGAGGAGCGGGTCTACCGCCTGCGCTGCGTGGAGGCGTGGTCGATGGTGATTCCGTGGGTTGGTTTTCCCCTGGCGCAACTGCTGCAAGCGGCGGAGCCGATGACGGCGGCGAAGTATGTGCGCTTCCAGACGCTCTATGACCCGGACCTGATGCCCGGACAAGACTCTCGCTGGTATAACTGGCCCTATGTGGAGGGGCTGCGGATGGACGAGGCGATGCACCCGCTGACGCTGCTGGCGACGGGGCTGTATGGGCGGGACTTGTTGCCGCAGAATGGCGCGCCGCTGCGTCTGGTGGTTCCCTGGAAATATGGGTTTAAGAGTATCAAGGCGATTGTGAAGATCGAATTGACGGATGAAATGCCTACGTCTTTGTGGATGGCGGCGGCTCCCAGCGAGTATGGATTTTATGCAAATGTGAACCCGGATGTACCGCATCCGCGCTGGTCGCAGGCGACGGAGCGGTTGATCGGCGTGGGCCGCCGCGAGACACTGCCGTTTAATGGATACGCGGATCAGGTGGCCTCGCTGTACGAGGGCATGGACCTGCGGGTGAATTTCTAGTATTTTGTCACCTTCCTGGAAGGCGCAACTGAGGACACGCACAATGCGCAAGTTTTTTTCTCAATGGGACCGCAAGACGCAGGCTCGTTGGCTGCAACGACTGACACATGTGGGGGCGCTGCTGCCGCTGGCGGTGCTTTTTTACGACTATTGGTACTACCGCCTGGGGGCCGATCCGGTGCGGGCCGCTATCTTGCGTACGGGGAAGACGGCGCTCATTTTGCTGCTGCTCTCTCTGGCAATTACGCCGCTGACGTCGGTGGCCGGGTGGAAGCAGTTGCAGCCGCTGCGTCGTCCGCTGGGATTGTACGCCTTCCTTTACGTGTGCGTGCATTTGACTATTTTCGCGGCAATTGATTATGAGTTGAACCTGCGCCTGATCCTGGCGGGGATTGTGGATAATCCGTATGTGGTTGTCGGCTTTATTGCCTTCTTGCTCTTGATTCCGCTGGCGCTGACGTCTACGAAGGGTTCGATGCGGCGGTTGGGCAGGAACTGGAAGCGGCTGCATAAGTTAGTGTACCTGGTGGCGATATTGGCGCTGTGGCATTTCTTCTGGTTGGTGAAGGATTATGGGCAGCCGTTGGTTTTTGCCGGCATTCTCGCCCTCCTCTTCCTCCTCCGCTTCCAACCCATCCGCCAACCCCTGCTACGCTGGCGACGCGGCCGGCAAAACCGGCGCGCAGCCCCGCCCAGGAAACCATCCTCCGTGCGGGTAGAAACCGAATTGTAGGAAAATGCCGGCATTCTCCACACACCCCAGACATACAAAAACGGAGACAGGTGATTGCCTGTCTCCGTTTGCGTTAGGGGGGAGATGCCGGCATCAAACGGCAGGCATCACCGACATTTATGGCACAGGCACGCACTTCTGCGCCACGACGCCCGGCAGAGCCGGGTCATACACGAACGAGCAAATAGCCGTCACCGGCGGGTTGGCGGGGATGTAGTTCGTGTTGAACGTATTGGCGAAGCAGCCCGGAAGACCCGTGGTGACCACGTTCGCGAACGAGCCGGTGGCCAGATAGAAGCGCACCAGCCAGAACTTGGGCGTATTGCCCGTAGACACACTCAAGACCAGATTCGGGTTAAGCGTCACGTTTGTGCCGGGAGGCGGGCAAACCTGGCCGACCCAGAAAGAGAGCGCGAGCGTGCCACCGCTGGCGCGGCTGCCGTCCGCGTTCATGCCGGGGGCAGCGTCAAACCAGTTGCCCGTGCCGCCCAACGGCCCCACATAGCTGAAGGTGTCCAGGACGACCGCGCCATCGCCGAAGTTGTCAATCTTGGCGATGTTGGCATACCCCAGCGTGCCGATGTGGTCCCCCACGGGCGCGGGTGCGCCTTCGCAGACATAGGACTGATTCGGCAGCGTGCCGCCGTTGACGTTG
This region includes:
- a CDS encoding SDR family oxidoreductase encodes the protein MKYIVITGVSSGIGNSTARELLAHGYHVFGSVRQAAEAERLRQELGERFTPLVFDITDTAAVVAAAAQVAAVVGDGGLTALVNNAGISIVGPLMHEPLAELRRQCEVNVVGTLAVTQAFLPLLGARKDAPHPPGRIVTVTSTVGKVIFPFYGAYGASKHAVEGMMEALRRELVMYGIDVVVVAPGAVRTPMWDKQGKTDFSLYAGTDYAGPLAQMEEMMGRMRNAGMTPDKIAHRLRQIIQTPRPKARYGIYKNWLLAWFLPRWMPFRLVDRVVARQLGMRPK
- the msrP gene encoding protein-methionine-sulfoxide reductase catalytic subunit MsrP yields the protein MLIKKQTGIEIASSQITSESLYLSRRQFVKGAAAVAAGTLLAACRPEPPTTTTTTDGGSTTPIEPGAVSATADELGTPLNSFEDITHYNNYYEFTVDKQRVAALSADFPTSPWQVQVTGLANKPGVYDVDDLRRQFDQEERVYRLRCVEAWSMVIPWVGFPLAQLLQAAEPMTAAKYVRFQTLYDPDLMPGQDSRWYNWPYVEGLRMDEAMHPLTLLATGLYGRDLLPQNGAPLRLVVPWKYGFKSIKAIVKIELTDEMPTSLWMAAAPSEYGFYANVNPDVPHPRWSQATERLIGVGRRETLPFNGYADQVASLYEGMDLRVNF
- a CDS encoding M23 family metallopeptidase translates to MFGPRNVTKPLIGLVGLAWLLIGCQARMAASQGAIMPASVNAQPTATTIKPVVVYTVAAPQQEQRSFALPTPRPPATATPLPPTAVPNTATPLPTSTASPTPMPTFTPPALPNTPPGEHYWLRRPIADGGVVWTDKTYPYGSTRGGSLRPHHGVDIAVPYNTEILAAASGTVVVAGNDLEIPYGQTTDFYGNLVVIELDTRLNGKPVYNLYGHLNQIWVQPGQHVDVREVVGLSGATGVADGPHLHFEVRVGANTYESTRNPLLWLNPFPDRGTVAGRVVWPDGVLVAEAPISLHRIDAPTAAYYATTTYANETLNPDDSWGENFALDDVEAGYYEATILVDGRKISQAFWVFPYRTNFVEFVLDSSPK
- the ftcD gene encoding glutamate formimidoyltransferase, with product MQQIVECVPNFSDGRRPEVYNAIADAVRGTPGAHVLSVSPDADHNRTVITFVGPPAAVEEAAFRAIAKAAELINLDNHQGEHPRIGATDVCPFVPVQDVTLADCVAMARRLGQRVGAELGIAVYLYEAAATRPDREKLAGIRKGEYEQWKAEVATNPDRLPDFGPAEPKSWGATVIGARPFLIAYNIYLNTDNVDIANKIARAVRYISGGFRYVQGLGFLVEGQAQVSMNLTNFEKTPIYRVQEAVRREAARYGLTITKAELVGLTPQQALLDAAQWYLQLDELPPEQILERQLAQAEAADNARAPLAFIEAVADKTPTPGGGSVAALAGALAAALTQMMAGLTVGRKKYADVTEEAGQVLDEAGALRAKLTAAIAEDAAAFEAVMAAYRRKDGDEAARVAAIEQAMMGAGESPLRVARLSRDVARLARRIVAVGNVNAVTDGASAGIMAHAAVQAASLNVKINAQSLQNQELAGAWVAEVNALLTETRDLADAIVAIAGERGGFR
- a CDS encoding DUF1461 domain-containing protein; this encodes MNNLFTRIMQWLIILGMPLLLGFGSFRLIINDAYPRYEYAKSSFPPDFEWSNTQRLELALVAVGYLRHPEPAEDVIYLLQEQVKPGTNESLYNEREIGHMLDVKRVSDSVIRPLGWAGLALVGLGLIALLAAAGTRPLAYRGLMWGGLLTMLILLGIGLFLIVGWNTFFVTFHDLLFPAGTWTFPLTDSLIRLFPEKFWFDFGVLLVSAIFLEGGLVAALGRGLAHNSQ
- a CDS encoding sulfoxide reductase heme-binding subunit YedZ; the protein is MRKFFSQWDRKTQARWLQRLTHVGALLPLAVLFYDYWYYRLGADPVRAAILRTGKTALILLLLSLAITPLTSVAGWKQLQPLRRPLGLYAFLYVCVHLTIFAAIDYELNLRLILAGIVDNPYVVVGFIAFLLLIPLALTSTKGSMRRLGRNWKRLHKLVYLVAILALWHFFWLVKDYGQPLVFAGILALLFLLRFQPIRQPLLRWRRGRQNRRAAPPRKPSSVRVETEL